The Halomicronema hongdechloris C2206 genome includes a window with the following:
- a CDS encoding Fe(3+) ABC transporter substrate-binding protein, with amino-acid sequence MKWTRRKFAAAVASAAVLAVAACGQSTETVTEPTPEVAADSAPVAAGEVNVYSSRHYDTDDILYERFTEETGIEVNLIEGDADELIERIKNEGANSPADILMTVDAGRLWRAEQEELFQSIESAVLESAVPENLQHPDNLWFGLTKRARVIVYNTEAVDPSELSTYEALAEPEWEGRVCIRSSNNIYNQSLLGSMVESKGLEATEAWAEGLVSNLARPPEGGDTDQIKAVAAGQCDVAIVNHYYWARMAKSDAPENQAATEATAVFFPNQEGRGTHVNISGAGVLVNAPNRENAIAFLEFLVTPEAQQIFAEGNNEYPVVEGVDIDPVVAELGDFKVDEVNVSAYGRNNPEVVKLVDRVGWK; translated from the coding sequence ATGAAATGGACTCGACGGAAGTTTGCGGCGGCAGTTGCAAGCGCTGCTGTCCTCGCAGTAGCCGCCTGCGGTCAGTCAACGGAGACGGTCACGGAACCTACTCCGGAAGTCGCCGCTGATAGCGCCCCAGTGGCGGCAGGAGAAGTCAATGTGTACTCATCGCGGCATTACGATACTGACGACATCCTCTATGAGCGCTTCACAGAAGAGACCGGGATTGAGGTCAATTTGATTGAAGGGGACGCTGATGAACTGATCGAGCGGATTAAAAACGAAGGCGCCAATAGCCCCGCCGATATCCTGATGACGGTAGACGCCGGGCGGCTCTGGCGAGCGGAGCAGGAAGAGCTGTTTCAATCCATTGAGTCGGCGGTGTTAGAGTCCGCGGTCCCTGAGAATTTGCAGCATCCCGATAATCTTTGGTTCGGCCTCACCAAGCGGGCCCGGGTAATTGTCTACAACACCGAGGCCGTCGATCCCTCGGAATTATCGACCTATGAGGCCCTGGCTGAGCCGGAATGGGAGGGCCGGGTCTGTATTCGCAGTTCCAATAACATTTACAATCAGTCGCTCTTAGGCTCCATGGTTGAGTCTAAGGGGTTAGAGGCCACCGAGGCCTGGGCCGAGGGGCTGGTCAGTAATTTGGCCCGGCCACCGGAAGGGGGTGATACGGATCAGATTAAAGCGGTGGCGGCTGGCCAGTGCGATGTGGCCATCGTCAATCACTACTACTGGGCCCGCATGGCTAAGTCAGATGCCCCGGAAAATCAGGCGGCGACGGAAGCAACGGCCGTATTCTTCCCGAACCAGGAGGGGCGCGGTACCCACGTCAATATCAGCGGAGCCGGGGTATTGGTGAATGCACCGAATCGGGAAAATGCGATCGCATTTCTAGAGTTCCTGGTCACCCCCGAAGCCCAGCAGATCTTTGCCGAAGGCAATAACGAATATCCTGTGGTGGAGGGCGTTGACATCGATCCAGTCGTAGCCGAACTAGGGGACTTCAAGGTAGACGAGGTGAATGTGTCTGCCTACGGCCGCAATAACCCCGAGGTGGTTAAACTCGTAGACCGGGTGGGCTGGAAATAA
- a CDS encoding chromate transporter yields MDRPDSDTFSQDPDVTLGPSYAELGPSQRRQRLQDLAQVFFRLGLIAFGGPAAHIAMMDDEVVKRRQWLSREKLLDLIGVTNLIPGPNSTELAIHIGYERGGWPGLMVAGSCFILPAMVMVWILAAVYRQYQTLPQAEWLLYGIKPVIIAVILQALIKLGKKAIKDVPTTLVAIAVIAAFFLNINEILLLVLAGLAVMVVKNLGRNSMALLLPCSGAVAQTGGTAATAATVATSASGLQVFLFFLKIGCVLYGSGYVLLAFLQRDLVERLGWLTSQELLDAIAIGQFTPGPVFTTATFVGYLLAGHIGAIAGTIGIFLPAFLLVGLINPWVPKLRQSRWFSAFLDGVNAASLGLMAVVTYTLGRAAIIDWVTIVLAVLAVIAVFRFKLNSAWIVLAGGVLGLLAQQFLG; encoded by the coding sequence ATGGATAGACCCGATTCAGATACTTTCTCCCAGGACCCCGATGTGACCTTAGGGCCTAGCTATGCTGAGCTAGGGCCATCCCAGCGGCGACAGCGCCTGCAGGATTTGGCTCAGGTCTTTTTTCGTTTGGGCCTGATTGCCTTCGGTGGCCCCGCCGCCCACATCGCCATGATGGATGACGAAGTGGTGAAGCGGCGACAATGGCTGAGCCGGGAAAAGCTGCTGGATTTGATTGGGGTGACTAATTTAATCCCTGGCCCCAATTCAACCGAACTGGCTATCCACATCGGGTATGAACGGGGCGGTTGGCCCGGGCTGATGGTAGCTGGCAGTTGCTTTATTCTGCCCGCCATGGTGATGGTGTGGATCTTGGCGGCGGTTTACAGGCAGTATCAGACTCTTCCCCAGGCGGAATGGCTGCTCTATGGCATCAAGCCGGTGATTATCGCCGTCATTCTGCAGGCCCTGATTAAGTTGGGCAAGAAGGCCATTAAGGATGTCCCGACAACCCTGGTTGCGATCGCAGTCATTGCCGCCTTTTTCCTCAACATCAACGAAATCCTATTGCTGGTACTGGCTGGTCTAGCGGTCATGGTAGTGAAAAATCTGGGCCGGAATTCCATGGCCCTGCTCTTGCCCTGCTCTGGTGCTGTCGCCCAAACCGGCGGCACCGCAGCCACAGCAGCCACGGTAGCCACCAGCGCTAGTGGCCTGCAGGTGTTTCTGTTTTTCCTGAAAATTGGCTGTGTGCTCTACGGCAGTGGTTATGTGCTGCTGGCCTTTTTGCAGCGAGATCTGGTGGAACGGTTGGGCTGGCTGACCTCTCAAGAACTGCTCGATGCCATCGCCATCGGTCAGTTTACACCCGGTCCTGTGTTTACCACGGCCACCTTTGTAGGCTATTTATTGGCTGGACATATTGGTGCGATCGCAGGCACCATTGGCATCTTTCTGCCGGCCTTTTTGTTAGTAGGGCTGATCAACCCCTGGGTCCCGAAACTGCGACAGTCTCGCTGGTTCAGCGCCTTCTTAGACGGCGTCAATGCCGCCTCCCTGGGCCTGATGGCCGTGGTTACCTACACCCTGGGACGGGCAGCCATTATTGATTGGGTTACGATCGTCCTAGCAGTCCTGGCCGTGATTGCCGTCTTCCGATTTAAGCTCAACTCGGCCTGGATCGTCTTAGCAGGGGGCGTCTTGGGTCTGTTGGCACAACAGTTTCTCGGGTAG
- a CDS encoding flavin-containing monooxygenase, producing MSAALPSEETYLILGAGFVGLGMAQALKSAGIPYDQVDASDDIGGNWYHGVYETAHIISSHTITQFSHYPMPADYPDFPSARQMWEYLQAFADRFQLRSAIELNRTVQEVRPVDHNRWAVTFANGEQRRYKGVLLCNGHHWDKRMPEFVGQFDGDIIHAKDYKRPEQLRGRQVLVIGGGNSGCDIAAEAARVGAKCVLSLRQSVWFIPKTFAGIPVADLPRWWMPEWLQRWLTYGIIRLSFGRHQDYGLPTPTYRLFEKHPTLNDEVPYYLKHGRIIFKPAVQQLQGDRVRFSDGSTETIDLIICATGYHLSYPFLPPQLQRVQGAKMQCYGGAFLDDYKGLYFIGWGQARGGVGSLISAYGPVFTQLLRLQDEISVPLGLVFKQLGQQLPQTHLSDPQRVFRQLALLRLGFRWLRYQAHRIDRRHGPFQNRPLEP from the coding sequence ATGTCTGCTGCTCTGCCCAGCGAGGAAACCTATCTGATCCTAGGGGCTGGATTCGTGGGACTGGGTATGGCTCAGGCCCTTAAGTCTGCTGGAATTCCCTACGACCAGGTAGATGCCAGTGACGACATCGGCGGCAACTGGTACCACGGCGTCTATGAGACTGCCCACATCATTTCTTCCCACACCATCACCCAATTCAGCCACTATCCCATGCCGGCTGACTATCCAGACTTTCCCAGTGCCCGACAGATGTGGGAGTATCTGCAAGCCTTTGCCGATCGGTTTCAGCTGCGCTCTGCCATTGAACTCAATCGCACCGTCCAGGAGGTGCGCCCGGTTGACCATAACCGTTGGGCCGTCACCTTCGCCAATGGGGAGCAGCGACGCTACAAAGGAGTCTTGCTGTGCAACGGCCACCACTGGGACAAACGAATGCCCGAGTTCGTGGGGCAGTTCGACGGCGATATTATCCATGCTAAGGACTATAAACGACCAGAGCAGCTGCGAGGGCGGCAAGTGCTAGTGATTGGCGGCGGTAACTCGGGGTGTGATATTGCCGCCGAAGCCGCTCGGGTGGGAGCCAAGTGTGTGCTTAGCCTGCGGCAATCGGTGTGGTTTATTCCCAAGACCTTTGCCGGGATTCCCGTGGCCGACCTGCCGCGCTGGTGGATGCCAGAGTGGCTGCAACGGTGGCTAACCTACGGGATCATTCGCCTCAGCTTCGGCCGCCACCAAGACTATGGCCTCCCTACCCCCACTTATCGCTTGTTTGAGAAACATCCCACCCTCAACGATGAGGTGCCCTATTACCTGAAACATGGTCGGATTATCTTCAAACCGGCTGTGCAGCAATTGCAGGGGGACAGGGTTCGCTTCAGCGACGGCAGCACTGAGACCATCGACCTGATCATCTGTGCCACGGGGTATCATCTCAGCTATCCCTTTCTACCGCCACAACTGCAGCGAGTACAGGGGGCTAAGATGCAGTGCTACGGTGGCGCTTTCTTGGACGACTACAAGGGCCTCTACTTCATTGGCTGGGGACAGGCTCGCGGTGGCGTGGGCTCCCTAATTTCGGCCTATGGACCGGTGTTTACCCAGTTACTGCGGCTCCAGGATGAGATTTCAGTGCCCCTGGGCTTGGTGTTTAAGCAACTGGGACAGCAACTGCCCCAAACCCATTTGAGTGATCCCCAACGGGTCTTCCGGCAGTTGGCTCTGCTCCGCCTGGGCTTTCGCTGGCTGCGGTATCAGGCTCACCGCATCGATCGTCGCCATGGCCCGTTTCAGAATCGGCCCCTGGAGCCCTAG
- a CDS encoding RluA family pseudouridine synthase — protein MNQGWTYHERVPADAVGQSLLDYYSQRYRHSSPAQWQTRIQLAAAGYPLLGDPLYLPGGHPRLTTAADTLPVPGDVGYHLHAHYLRCRHPNGEQWLNLVCPAPAALA, from the coding sequence ATGAACCAGGGCTGGACGTATCACGAGCGAGTGCCAGCAGATGCCGTTGGTCAATCCCTACTGGACTATTACAGTCAGCGCTACCGCCATTCCAGCCCAGCCCAGTGGCAGACTCGCATTCAATTAGCTGCAGCGGGCTACCCCCTCCTGGGGGATCCCCTCTATCTGCCCGGCGGCCATCCCCGCCTGACCACCGCAGCCGATACCCTGCCAGTTCCTGGCGACGTCGGCTACCATCTGCATGCTCATTATCTGCGCTGCCGTCATCCCAATGGCGAGCAGTGGCTAAATCTGGTGTGTCCGGCTCCAGCAGCACTAGCCTGA
- a CDS encoding cupredoxin domain-containing protein, whose protein sequence is MIDTVRVALATATLLTTSSLIAPVQANPDCRANCRSDQIQVTPGDPVAIEVINQTSVPVQVEQVPMIAPARLSPGETLWLDFGWGTKPNISIVFWSETEQPLKAYLFRPEDTSLRIQIRPFAYGPSDRSVDILDDGRVLIY, encoded by the coding sequence ATGATTGATACCGTACGGGTGGCCTTGGCTACGGCCACGCTGCTAACGACCAGTAGCCTCATCGCACCAGTCCAGGCCAATCCTGACTGTAGGGCTAACTGCCGTTCCGACCAGATCCAGGTCACGCCTGGCGATCCGGTGGCCATTGAGGTGATCAACCAAACCTCGGTGCCGGTTCAGGTAGAACAGGTGCCCATGATCGCCCCGGCCCGCCTCTCTCCGGGGGAAACCCTATGGCTCGACTTTGGCTGGGGCACGAAGCCCAATATTTCCATTGTCTTCTGGAGCGAGACAGAGCAGCCCCTCAAGGCCTACCTGTTTCGCCCCGAGGACACCAGCCTGCGGATTCAGATTCGTCCCTTTGCCTATGGCCCCAGCGATCGCTCCGTCGATATCCTGGACGATGGCCGGGTGCTGATTTATTGA
- a CDS encoding class I SAM-dependent methyltransferase, with amino-acid sequence MSQWTSTSHALDYLARADQIPHRTEGEAVVLDHVPKQAGCILDLGSGDGRLLALLQLDRPQMQGIALDFSPAMLTAARQRFAGDGRVTVISHDLRQPLPPLGSFDAIVSSFAIHHLEHDRKRALYGEIFDRLEPGGIFCNLEHVASPTEGLHRHFMAAIGYRPEDEDPENRLLDMETQLNWLRQIGFDHVDCYWKWLEMALMVGYKPA; translated from the coding sequence ATGAGTCAATGGACCTCTACCAGCCATGCCCTCGACTATTTAGCCCGGGCCGATCAAATTCCGCACCGCACCGAAGGGGAGGCGGTGGTGCTCGATCATGTCCCCAAACAGGCAGGCTGCATTCTAGATCTGGGCAGCGGTGATGGTCGTCTGCTGGCTTTATTACAGTTGGATCGACCCCAAATGCAGGGGATTGCCCTCGACTTTTCCCCAGCAATGCTGACTGCTGCTCGCCAGCGATTTGCCGGCGATGGTCGAGTGACGGTGATCAGCCACGATTTGAGGCAGCCCCTGCCACCTCTGGGTAGCTTTGACGCTATTGTCTCTAGCTTTGCCATTCATCATCTGGAGCACGATCGCAAGCGCGCCCTCTATGGAGAAATCTTCGATCGCCTAGAGCCCGGCGGTATCTTCTGCAACCTGGAGCATGTGGCTTCCCCTACCGAGGGATTGCATCGCCACTTCATGGCAGCCATTGGCTATCGACCCGAGGACGAAGATCCAGAGAACCGCTTACTGGATATGGAGACCCAACTCAACTGGCTACGGCAGATCGGCTTCGACCATGTGGATTGCTATTGGAAATGGCTGGAGATGGCGTTGATGGTGGGCTACAAGCCTGCCTGA
- a CDS encoding DUF456 domain-containing protein — protein MPGCPGPGAVVIWGVIKGFAGLGIALGTALVAFLLSVAVDYLAGILSAKRVGASNWAQLGAIVGMILGFLGLLPTLPVGGPLLGILFGTVLGAFLGEFLHRRELGLPIRLQQSLKVGVAIVVGTLVGNLLQGLLGLVALIVFLWTTLPTLQAGL, from the coding sequence ATGCCCGGGTGCCCTGGTCCTGGCGCGGTGGTGATCTGGGGCGTGATCAAGGGCTTCGCTGGCTTAGGGATAGCCTTGGGGACAGCCCTGGTGGCCTTCTTGCTCAGCGTTGCCGTTGACTACTTGGCGGGTATCCTCAGCGCCAAGCGAGTCGGCGCCAGTAACTGGGCCCAACTGGGAGCCATCGTGGGGATGATTTTAGGCTTTCTGGGCCTACTGCCGACCCTGCCGGTGGGCGGCCCCCTCCTGGGTATTCTCTTCGGCACTGTACTGGGAGCCTTTTTGGGCGAATTTCTGCACCGACGGGAACTGGGGTTGCCGATCCGGCTGCAGCAGTCCTTGAAGGTGGGGGTGGCCATCGTCGTTGGCACTCTAGTGGGCAACCTGCTGCAGGGGCTCTTGGGCTTAGTGGCCCTGATTGTGTTTCTCTGGACGACACTGCCTACTCTTCAGGCAGGCTTGTAG
- a CDS encoding EamA family transporter gives MMFLKVKTVSLPPTTLVLASIGSIQLGSALAKGLFDQISPTGMVALRVGLVAAGLLLLWRPSPGSLCPGQLWPVAALRPGPGCHESLLLWCDRTDSHWSSRRPTVHRSPGGGLGPFPTSLRWALGGLAAAGIGLLIPVQGLALDPMGMGLALLGGACWGTYMLLSAKVGRLFPQGEGLALAMVIAAMALLPLGVWVDGPRLLQPLVLVTGVGVALLSSAVPYSLEMAALQRLPLQVFGVLLSLEPAVAALIALVVLGETLVPRMVGAIVLITLAAVGSSQGPPLSQ, from the coding sequence ATGATGTTCCTGAAGGTAAAGACGGTATCGCTGCCACCCACGACCCTGGTATTGGCCTCCATCGGCTCGATCCAGTTGGGGTCGGCCCTGGCTAAGGGACTGTTTGACCAGATCAGTCCGACAGGGATGGTGGCCCTGCGGGTGGGGCTGGTGGCGGCAGGGTTGTTGCTGCTGTGGCGCCCCTCCCCTGGGTCGCTATGCCCGGGCCAGCTATGGCCTGTTGCTGCCCTTCGGCCTGGTCCTGGCTGCCATGAATCTCTGCTTTTATGGTGCGATCGCACGGATTCCCATTGGAGTAGCCGTCGCCCTACAGTTCACCGGTCCCCTGGGGGTGGCCTTGGTCCATTCCCGACGTCCCTTAGATGGGCTCTGGGTGGGTTGGCGGCGGCAGGCATTGGCCTGCTCATCCCGGTCCAGGGCCTGGCCCTCGATCCGATGGGGATGGGATTAGCCCTACTGGGCGGAGCCTGCTGGGGTACCTACATGCTGCTGTCGGCCAAGGTAGGACGTCTGTTTCCCCAGGGAGAGGGGCTGGCCCTAGCCATGGTCATCGCAGCCATGGCCCTCTTACCTTTGGGAGTCTGGGTCGATGGTCCTCGGTTACTGCAGCCGCTAGTGTTGGTCACGGGCGTGGGGGTAGCCCTACTGTCCTCCGCCGTGCCCTATTCTCTGGAGATGGCGGCCCTGCAACGATTGCCGCTGCAGGTCTTTGGAGTTCTGCTGAGCCTGGAGCCCGCCGTCGCTGCCCTGATCGCCCTGGTAGTCTTGGGAGAGACCCTGGTACCCCGCATGGTCGGGGCCATTGTCCTGATCACCCTGGCCGCCGTGGGATCCTCCCAAGGACCTCCCCTATCGCAGTAA
- a CDS encoding 4-Cys prefix domain-containing protein, translating to MSLCINPRCPQPDHPDNGHNRYCQGCGSELVLQGAIGCCGCSAVTVASAWSTKPTSAAPR from the coding sequence ATGAGCCTCTGTATCAACCCTCGCTGTCCCCAGCCCGATCATCCTGACAACGGGCACAATCGCTATTGTCAGGGATGCGGCTCTGAACTGGTACTGCAGGGCGCTATCGGGTGCTGCGGTTGCTCAGCAGTCACAGTGGCTTCGGCATGGTCTACGAAGCCTACGAGCGCAGCACCCCGATGA